A region from the Acyrthosiphon pisum isolate AL4f chromosome A1, pea_aphid_22Mar2018_4r6ur, whole genome shotgun sequence genome encodes:
- the LOC100167094 gene encoding KRAB-A domain-containing protein 2-like, with protein sequence MDELEMKNKFNNIISDLVKKKRSDNNSFLTVDEYNFRIEQLKHSKFVLKTPGEKKSMKDYRMVRKYDILTINNKERLIKPVHDDTILYYVTIDELFNILHSTHSTIGHGGRCRMDSELKSKYCNITNETIMAYLNLCTHCQKKTSNPKRGLVSKPILHSTFNSRAQIDLIDMQSQHINGFRFILNYQDHLTKFVLLRALSSKRAEEIAHNLLNIYTTFGAPAILHSDNGREFVNSIIVELHSMWPDVKIVHGKPRHSQSQGSVERANRDVEDMLATWMAQNKSKDWPSGLKFIQFQKNRALHSVIGRSPYEAMFGCKARVGLASVGIPVDKLCNLSMEEDIEKIMLQPENNEDNEIRDENSENNEIGDEKCLVNKRQENITNESNNSIQCLKKQAERMTTQSNKKYQELEVGTNVRISIPDVDRASGSPRNLLAVIANVDNGFYKLCTENGFLKHKYTRSQLVPCKEMLLDLKTLVESSKEKEITLREAAGCSSLMGTQGYQRCHCKIKCKTNKCTCRLVGKLCNSKCHSPLSCENK encoded by the exons ATGGACGAActtgaaatgaaaaacaaatttaacaacattatttctgatttagttaaaaaaaaacgtagtgATAATAACTCCTTTCTAACTGTTGATGAGTACAATTTTCGTATTGAACAATTAAAGCATTCAAAATTTGTGTTGAAAACACCAGGAGAAAAAAAGTCTATGAAAGATTATCGTATGGTacgtaaatatgatattttaacaataaataataaagagcGTCTTATTAAACCTGTACACGAtgatactatactatattacgtTACAATTGACGAGTTGTTCAATATTTTGCATTCGACTCATTCTACTATTGGCCATGGCGGAAGATGTAGAATGGATtctgaattaaaatcaaaatattgcaATATCACGAACGAAACTATTATGGCATATTTAAATCTATGCACacattgccaaaaaaaaacatcaaatccTAAAAGAGGCTTAGTTTCAAAACCTATTTTACATTCCACTTTCAATTCAAGAGCTCaaattgatttaattgataTGCAATCACAACATATTAATGGATTCCgcttcattttaaattatcaagacCATCTTACGAAATTCGTATTACTTAGAGCATTATCGAGTAAACGTGCGGAAGAGATCGCGCACaatttgttgaatatttatacaacttTCGGGGCACCGGCCATTTTACATTCAGACAATGGCCGAGAATttgttaattcaataattgttgaGCTTCATTCCATGTGGCCAGATGTAAAAATAGTGCATGGCAAACCTAGACACAGCCAGAGCCAAGGGTCTGTGGAAAGAGCTAACCGCGACGTCGAAGACATGCTAGCAACATGGATGGCACAAAATAAAAGCAAAGATTGGCCTTCGGGCTTAaagtttatacaatttcaaaaaaaccgTGCATTACATTCAG tCATTGGAAGGTCTCCTTACGAAGCAATGTTTGGGTGCAAAGCAAGAGTTGGATTAGCATCAGTAGGCATTCCAGTAGACAAACTTTGTAATTTAAGTATGGAAGaagatattgaaaaaataatgctaCAGCCCGAAAACAATGAGGATAATGAGATCAGGGACGAGAACagtgaaaataatgaaatcggAGACGAGAAATGTCTtg TCAACAAACGTcaagaaaatattacaaatgaaagtaataattcaattcaatgtttaaaaaagcAAGCAGAAAGGATGACGacacaatcaaataaaaaatatcaagagTTGGAAGTCGGAACAAATGTTCGTATTTCCATTCCTGACGTTGATAGAGCCAGTGGATCCCCACGCAATTTATTAGCAGTTATTGCTAATGTTGACAACggcttttataaattat gtACCGAAAATGGTTTTCTTAAACACAAGTATACGAGATCTCAACTTGTGCCATGCAAAGAAATGTTGCTTGATCTCAAAACTCTGGTTGAATCATCTAAAGAAAAAGAGATAACACTTCGAGAAGCAGCAGGATGTAGTAGTCTTATGGGCACACAAGGCTATCAAAGATGTCACTGTAAAATTaagtgtaaaacaaataaatgcacCTGTCGATTAGTAGGAAAATTATGCAATTCAAAATGTCACAGTCCATTGtcatgtgaaaataaataa
- the LOC107884931 gene encoding uncharacterized protein LOC107884931 yields MYTKQYIKKSTRRIENHSRRRCLFKTSERTKTAAKPLTNTGPDENYGNVLHDPFLDLTENQIEAYKRDYLDKLSLSESQIKILEMRTRRQHQCEEWCIERKKRLTASIFGKVCKMRDKTSRAKTVNDILFGKL; encoded by the exons ATGTATACTaaacaatacattaaaaaaagtacGAGACGAATTGAAAATCATAGCCGACGTCGATGCCTTTTTAAAACATCTGAACGCACAAAAACTGCTGCCAAACCACTGACCAATACTGGACCGGATGAAAATTACGGAAATGTATTACACGACCCGTTCTTAGATTTAACTGAAAATCAAATTGAAGCATATAAACGCGATTACTTGgataaattatctttatctgagagtcaaataaaaatattggaaatgaGAACAAGAAGGCAACACCAGTGTGAAGAATGGTGTATTGAAAGGAAAAAACG ACTTACAGCATCTATTTTCGGGAAAGTTTGTAAAATGCGTGATAAAACGTCACGTGCTAAAACTGTGAACGATATTTTATTTG GTAAATTGTAG